GCATCATGGACAGGTTGATGGCTATCGGAGGGGGCTCCACGCCATCGTCTATCCAGTGGCGCAGCTGCGCCAGCGTCTGGTTCAGCACCCAGTCGCCGAGCGCCAGCATCTGACCGCTGGCTTCGGCAATCGGGATGAACTCGGCCGGGCCGAGCTCGCCGAGCTCGGGATGGTTCCATCTCAGCAAGGCTTCCATGCCGACGATCGTGTGATTCTCCATGTCCCACTGCGGCTGATATTCGAGCGCCAGTTCGAGGTTGTCGATGGCCGTGCGCAAGGCACTTTCCAGCGACAGAATCCGCGACATGCGCGTCTGGATCTCGCCGGTGAAAAACCGGTAGGTGTTGCGCCCCTGCTGCTTGGCCAGGTGCATGGCCGCGTCCGCGCGGCGGGTCAGCTCGTCGAAGTCCAGACCGTCCTCGGGGTAGATGGCGATGCCGATCGACGCGGAGGGGCTGACCACACGATCGACCACATTCACCGGGCGCACAATGGTCTGCAACAGTCGTTCAGCAACGTGGGCTGCAGCGACACCGTCCAGCCCGGGCAGTGCCAGCACGAATTCATCACCGCCCGGACGCGACAGCGTGTCTTCCTCGCGCAACTGGCCGCGCAGGCGTTCGGCAATCGCGATCAGCATTTCGTCGCCAGCCTGATGGCCGAGGGTGTCGTTGATGTTCTTGAAGTGGTCCAGGTCGATCGACATCAACGCTACCGGCGCCGCGTTGCGTTCGCTGATGCCCAGCGCCAGGTCGACCCGCTGATGGAACAGCTTGCGGTTGGGCAGCCCGGTCAGGCTGTCGAATTGCGCCAGGCGCAGGATTTCCGATTCCTGTTGCTTGCTCTTGGTGACGTCACGGGCGACGACGACGAAGCTGTCATCCCCGTCCGTGTGCTTGGGCGCAGCGGATATCTGGAACCAGAACGTGTGCCCCTTGATGACGAAGCGAAAAGGTTCGCTTTGCGCATGGCCCTGAACCTTGGCCAGGGCGAAGGTGCGCTGGCATAGGGGGATCGCTTCCGGGGGAAGCAGTGGCCCGATCAGGCGGCCTTTCAGCGGGCTCGAACTCAACGCCATCAGCTCGTTCCCCGGTGCGTGGAATTCGGTCACCCGCCCTTCGTGGTCGATCTCCATGACCACATCCGGGAGGGCATCGAATATTGCCTGCAGGCGCTTCTGCGAGCGTTCGATCATCTCGTACGGCTGTTCGATGCTCTCGACGAAAATCGCCCGTACGAGGAACCCGTAGGCGACGATCTTGAACAGGTGTCCGAGCGCTACCAGGTGGTGGCTCGAGGTCTCGTACGAGGTGAAGCACAGTTGTGTCAGCGCCATCGCGCCGGCAGCGCCGAACAGGGCCGCGCCGTTGAACGGCAGGGGCCGACGCATCGCCTGCCAAAGCGCCAGCATGGCGATGCAGTTGGCTACGGCCAATGCATACTCGAAGCGAATCTTGCCGGGTGTCAGGCCGATCCCCGGAACATGCATGGAGGGGAGCAGTTCGGGGAAACGCAGGGCCAGCAGATGGAACAGGGCCACCGGCAACAGGACCGCCAGCAACACGGAAAAGCGTCTGGCACCGATGTGCGCGACACGCCAGGGTGTCAACGCCACCCAGAGCATGGCGATCGCGGCGAGGGCGCGCGCGGCAAGCCAGAACTGGATGGCCTTGTCGGTCCCGGCAGGCGTGAAGAAGGTCGGCATGCCAGAGAAGGAGAGCATGTGACTGAAGTCGAGTACCGCCACACCCAGGAACAGGCAGGACAAGACCAGCAGGCTGCGCGAGGACTGGCGTCGATGACTGCTCCAGCCGATCGCGAACACCATGCTCGCCATGATGATGGCGATTGTCTCGAACACCATGTGTACCGCCGGCGAGCCCGCCAGCGAGGCGGCTGTGGCTCGAAGGCCTTCGGGAAGTGCAACGAAGCGAGCGACCAGAAACACCGCAGCCATCGCAGCGAGCACCCGCGATACGGATCGCAGGCGGTCTCGATGGCTGGCATGGCGGCGACGAATCGGCGACAGGCTGCTGGGTTCAGGTTGCATCGGCTACAAGTCCTTGGGCTTCGCCGGCCCGAGTCGGGCGAAGCGTGTTCATGACTCGCAGCATATCGCCATCAGCGGCCGATTGCATGGGCTTGTCAGTCTGACCATCGAATGAGCAGTCTTCGAGCGATGCGCCATTGGTGGCATGGTCACGCTGGGCTGCCGGCCTCATAATGCCGATCTTCGTCGCCATACGGTAGATTCCTTTCATGTTGTTGCGCGGCTTGACTTGGCTGATCCTGTTCCAGCTGTTGGGCACTGGCTTGAACCAGATGTTCCTTGCCTTTCTGCCCGGCCCCATCATCGGTATGGCGCTGCTGCTGGTTTTCCTGAGTGTGCGCGGCCGTGTCGGCGAGCCGATCGATGCTGCGGCGAGCGGCCTGCTCAAATATCTGCCGCTGATCCTGGTGCCTCCGGCTGTCGGCGTGATGATGTACGGCGCCGAGATTGCCGAGGACGCCTGGGCCATTCTGGGCAGCCTGATCGTTTCGTTCGTGCTGACGCTGCCGCTCTGCGGCTGGCTGATGCAGCGCCTGATCCGCCGACAGCAGCAGAGGTCGCGGCCATGACCGAGATGCTGCAGTCCGGCTGGCAGGCGATTGCCGCGCATCCTCTGTTCTTCGTGGGGCTGACGCTGGCGGCCTATCAGGTCAGCCTGGTGGTCTACGAGCGGACCCGGTTGCCGCTGCTGCACCCGGTGCTGGGCTCGGTGGCCATCCTGGTGTTCACGCTGTGGTGTCTCGATGTTCCGTTCCCCCTGTACCGCGACGCGGTCGGTCCGCTGCTGATTCTGCTTGGTCCGGCGACTGTGGCGCTGGCGGTGCCGCTGTATCTCAACCTGCGGCGTATCAGACAGTTTTTCTGGCCGATCCTGATCACCCTCATGGTTGGCGGAGTCTTTGCCACGCTCAGCGTGATCGCCCTCGGCTGGCTGCTCGGCGCCACCCCAGCGGTTCTGATGACCCTTGCACCGAAGTCGGTCACCACGCCGATCGCCATGCTGGTAGCCGAGCAGTTGGGCGGTATCGCTGCCCTGGCTGCAGTATTTGTCATGTTCACCGGTGTGCTGGGTGCGATCATCGGCCCGTGGCTGCTGTCGCGATGTGGTGTATCGCATCCGGCGGCACGCGGCATGGCCATGGGGCTCGCCGCTCACGCTGTGGGAACGGCGCGCTCGCTGGAAGAGAGCGAGGAGGCCGGTGCTTTCGCAGCGCTGGCGATGAGTCTGATGGGCATGGCCACGGCGCTGCTGCTGCCCCTGGCGATGGCGGGCTGGTACTGGCTCGCGCGCTGACGCGCCGCTGCGGCAGAGTGCCGCGCAGACGGAACATCGCACCAAGGGGGGGTGTCTCAGTCAGGAGCCGCGCCAAACGGCCATGATCCCGCGCGAGCGGCATGAACCTCGCCAGCCCCCAGCCAGGAGTGCCTTGAATGGATTTGGATCCGTTACTGCTGTCACGCTTCCAGTTCGCCTTCGTGGTCTCGTTCCACGCGATCTTCCCGGTGTTCACGATCGGCCTGGCTTCGTACATCGCGTTCCTTGAAACGCTGTCTTTCAAGACTGGCAATGCCGCCTGGGAACAGCTATCCAAATTCTGGGTTCAGGTCTTCGCCGTGGTGTTCGCCATGGGCGTGGTCTCCGGCATCGTGATGTCGTTCCAGTTCGGCACCAACTGGAGCAACTTCTCCTATTCCGCCGCCAATTTCATAGGGCCCGTGCTCAGCTACGAGGTGGTCACAGCATTCTTTCTCGAGGCGGGCTTCCTTGGAGTGCTGCTGTTTGGGCGCAACCGCGTCCCCAAGGGTATGCACCTCTTTTCTGCTTACATGGTGGCCATCGGCACCTTCGTATCGGCATTCTGGATCCTCGCCACCAACAGCTGGCTGCACACCCCGGACGGTACCGAGCTTCGCGATGGCATCTTCCATGTCACCTCGTGGATCGATTCGATCTTCAATCCCTCGTTCCCTTACCGTTTTGCCCACATGGCGATTGCCTCATTCCTCACCGGCTCGTTCGTCGTGGCAGGCGTCAGCGCCTGGTACCTGCTCAACGGTCGCGAGGTCGAAGCCAATCGCAAGGCGTTGTCGATGTGTCTCTGGGTCATCCTGATTCTGGCACCGACCCAGGCAGTGGTTGGCGACCTGCACGGCCTGAACACCTTCGAACATCAACCGATGAAGGTTGCAGCCATGGAGGCCAACTGGGAAACCCAGGACAAGGTGCCGCTGCTGCTGTTCGCTCTGCCGGATCGAGAGTTGCAGGGCAACCGTTTCGAAATCGGCATTCCCAAGCTCGGCAGCCTGATCCTCACGCACCAGTGGGATGGCGAGGTGCCGGGCCTGAGAGAAGTCGCACCGGAAGACCAGCCGCCGGTCTGGATCGTTTTCTACGCGTTTCGCACCATGGTGCTCATGGGTTTCCTGATGATCGGTTTCGGACTCGCCGGCCTGTGGTTGCGCAGGCGGGGGCGCTTCTGGCAGACGCGCTGGTTCCTGCAGGGACTGCGATTCATGAGCGTGACGCCGTTTATTGCCGTGCTCGCCGGCTGGGTGGTGACCGAGGTCGGCCGAGCACCCTGGCTGGTGTACGGGCTCGTGCGTCACGAGGAGGGGCTCACGCCTTCGCTCACCGGTGAAATGGCGCTGTTCACGCTGATCGGCTACATCGCCGTGTATGCGGCGATCTTCGGCGCGGGGCTGTACTACCTGTTCGGCGTCCTGCAGGCCGGGATCTATGTGGAGGACGAGCGGCTGTCCGATCACGCGGATCAGGCCGAGCGTCCCATGCGTCCACTCTCGGCGGCGCATGTGCGCTTCGAGCACGATCAGAAGGAGCACTGAGATGGAAAACTTCGATCTGTCGATGATCTGGGCGGTGATCATTTCCTTCGCAGTGATCATGTATGTGCTGATGGACGGCTTCGATCTGGGCGTCGGCATTCTGTTTCCCTTCGCCCCCGACGAAGACGCCCGCGACGTCATGATGAACTCCGTCGCGCCCATCTGGGATGGCAACGAGACGTGGCTGGTGCTGGGCGGGGTAGGGTTGCTGGCAGCGTTCCCGCTGGTCTATTCCATTCTGCTGCCCGCCTTGTACATCGGTGTCTTTCTTATGCTCGCCGGCCTGATCTTTCGCGGCGTCGCCTTCGAATTCCGCTTCAAGGCCCGTTCATCCCGCTATCTCTGGAACTGGGCCTTCTTCGGCGGCTCCTTGCTTGCGTCCTTCTCCCAGGGGATTGTGGTCGGCACCTATATCCAGGGCTACGAGACCGAAGGGCTGGTCTATTCCGGAGGCCCCTTCGACTGGCTCACGCCCTTCACCGTGGTGACCGGCATCGGTCTGGTAGCCGGCTATGCACTGCTGGGCTGCACCTGGATCATTCTCAAGAGCGAGGGCTATATCCAGCAGTGGGCATATCGGCTGGCACCGTGGCTGTTGCTTGCCGTGCTGCTGGTTTTCGTGGTGATCAGCTTCTGGACGCCCCTGGTCGACCCGGCTGCCTACGAACGCTGGTTCGCCGATGTCCGCTGGATATGGATCTTCCCGATCCTGGCAGGACTGAGTGCGGTGAAGATCCTGGTATCGGTGTTTCGCCGAAGCCAGGTCTGGCCGTTCATTGCCACCATGAGCATGTTTGCCTCGACCTATTTCGCCCTGCTGTGGACCCGCTGGCCTTACGTCATCCCGCCGAACTTCACCTTATGGGATGCGGCTTCCGCGCCCGAATCGCAGTTGTTTCTGCTGATCGGCGTGCTCTTCGTCATCCCCATCATCCTGATGTATACCGGCTGGGCGTACTGGGTGTTCCGCGGCAAGGTCCGGGTGGGTGAAGGCTATCACCACTGACGGCCAGCGCCGCGCCCGTGCGCGGCAGTGGCTGCAGCGACATCAGCGCCCGGTGCGCCTCTGGTTGCTCGCCTCGCTGGGCGCCGCGCTGCTCAATGTGCTGTCAATCATCGTTCAACTCGGCCTGATGGCCTGGTTGATTCACCATGTACTCATCGAACGCATCGAGGTCCCCACGCTGACCGTGTCTGCTCTGGCGCTGCTTTGCGCCATTGTGCTTCGCGCGCTGAGCCAGGCCGTGTACGAGTATTGCGGACAGCGCGCCAGCGCGGCCATCAGGCAGCAGGTACGGGCCGACCTGCTGGCGAACTGGGCACTGGCCGGACCGATTCATCTGGCCGGCCGCTCCAGCGCGACGCTGGCCAATCAGTGGCTGGAGCAGGTGCAGGCGCTGGATGGCTACTACGCCCGCTTCGTTGCCCAGCAATGGCTGGCTGTGCTGGGTCCGCTGCTGATTGGGGCGGTTGTGCTCTGGCAGGATTGGGTGGCCGCAGGGTTTCTGTTTCTCGCCGGCCCGCTGATCCCTTTGTTCATGGCGCTGGTAGGCATGAGTGCCGAGCGGCTCAATCAGCAGCATGTTCTTGAAGCGGGCAGGCTCGCCGGACACTTTCTCGATCGCGTGCGCAGCCTTACCACCTTGCAGCTGTTCGGCCAGGTCCCCGCCACGGTCGAGGGGGTGCGCGCGGCCGCTGATCGGTATCGGCAGATCAATATGCGAACGCTGCGAGTGGCCTTTCTGTCCTCGGCGGTGCTGGAATTCTTCGCCTCCGCAGCGATCGCCGTGGTGGCCATGTACATCGGCTTTGGTCTGCTGGGCTATATCGACTTCGGACCGGCCGATGAGCTGACGCTATTCTCCGGCCTGTTCATCCTGCTGCTGGCGCCGGAATTCTTCCAGCCGCTGAGAACGCTGGCGCAGCATTATCACGACCGCGCTGCGGCGTTGGGTGCGGCGGATGCCTTTGCGAGTTTCGAGGCGCAGCTTCCCAACCGGCCAGCGCCAGTCGGCTCGACATCGGTAACGCCCGCTTCCGCCGAGTCGGTGCGCGTCGATGGGCTGGATCTGAGCTATCCCGGCCGGGGCAGAATACTGCAGGGCGTCGAGCTGCATGTTCAGCGCGGTGAGGTGGTAGCCCTGGTGGGGCCATCCGGCTCGGGCAAGTCGAGTCTGCTGCATTGTCTGGCCGGCTTTCTGATGCCGGACACGGGCTCTGTGGCTGTGTTCGGCAGCCCTGCCGGGACGCGGCCGGTCGCCTGGCTGGACCAGCGGCCATTGCTGATTCAGGGGAGTTGGGCAGACAATCTGCGCTTCTGCGCCCCCCAGGCCCAGCCGCAAGCCATGCGTGCAGCGCTCGAAGCGGCCGGGCTGGGTGACCTGCTTCAGGCGCAGGCGGAGGGACTCGACGCGCCCCTCGGCGAAGGCGGCCGTGGGCTCTCGGGCGGTCAGGCGCGGCGCCTGGCACTCGCCCGGGCCTGGCTGATCGACTCCGACCTGGTCCTGCTCGACGAGCCCACCGCCGGGCTGGACGAGTCCAGCCAGCAACCGGTCATCGAAGCGATCGTCCGTCTCGCTGCCAGCGGCCGGACTGTCATCGTCGCTACGCACCACCCGGCCATGATGCGCCTGGCGGACCGCTGTTTGCGTCTGGAACAGGGGCGTCTGCTCCATGCATGAGCTCCGGCCCTGGGTACGCCTTGTCATGGCCCGGCGGGCAAGGCTGCTGCTCGGTGGCTTGCTGATGGCACTGACCATCGCCGGAGGCATCGGGCTGCTGGCGCTTTCCGGCTGGTTCATCACGGCAACAGGTGTGACGGCGCTTCTCTGGGCCAGCGGGACGCGGATGCCTTTCGATGTGTACATTCCGGGCGGCGGCATCCGTGCCTTCGCCCTGACCCGCACGCTCTCGCGCTATGCCGAACGTCTGTACAACCACGACACCGTGCTGCGCTTGCTGGCTGACTTGCGCACGGCGCATTTCCGGGCGATGAGCGGGCTCGACGCGGCCACGCTGTCGCGCTGGCGTTCGGCGCAATGGCTCAACCGCCTGACGGCGGATATCGATGCTCTGGACAATCTCTATCTGCGTTTGCTGGCACCGCCAGCAGTGGCTCTGCTCGGGATTGGTGTCGTCACGGCGCTGATCGCCGTATTCCACCCCGCCCTGGCGTTGGTCGCCGGTATGGTCCTGGTTGCCGTGCTGGTGCTGGTTACCATCGGTGCGGCTGTGTGGACGAGACAGCTGAGCAGCGCGCAGATAGCGCGCCAGGATGTCCTGCGCAGCAAGGCCGTCGAACATGTGCAAGGGATGGCCGAACTGCTCGCTGCGGGCGCACTGCTGGGCCACCGTAACGGTCTGCTGCGCATCAGCACTGCGGCCATTGCCGAGGAGCAGACGCTGCGCGGCCGTTCGGCGCTGATTCAGGCGCTGTCGACGCTGATCATGCAGTGCCTGGCTGCGACCATATTGATCGGCGCCCTGCTGGCCTACCGCGACGGAATGCTAAACGGGCCGGTAGCCGTGATGCTGACGCTGGCGCTGATGGGGTTGAGCGAGGCATTGGGTGGATTGCCGGCAGCGTTCACAATGTTTGGCGCCACCCATCGCGCGGCGCAGCGGCTCAATGACCAGCAGCGCTCCCGTTCCCGTCTTGGCGAGGCGCCCGACGCGGTTAAGCCGCCGCGCGGCGCCATCGACCTGGTGTTTGCCGATGTCGCGGTCGAGCATGCAGGAATCAACGGACTGAACCTGCGCATCGAGCCGGGCGAGCGGCTCGCGATCATCGGTCCATCGGGGTGTGGCAAGTCGACCCTTGCTGATCTGGCGGCACGCCTGATCGACCCGGACAGCGGCGTGGTGTCTTCGCAGGGCACGATGCTGCGCGAAATGGCTGTGGACGGCTGGCGTGAGAAACTCGGATACCTTACCCAACGCACCGATCTTATTCAGGACAGCATCGCTGCCAACCTGCGAATCGCCCGGCCCGATGCCAGTTTCGAGCAGCTGTGGTCAGTGCTGGAAATGGTCGAACTGGCCGACGCCGTCGAGGGCTTTTCCGATGGCATTCTGACCTGGACAGGCGAGTCCGGGCGTCAGCTATCGGGCGGCGAAGCACGGCGGCTGGCGCTGGCGCGAGTGCTGCTCAAGGATCCGCTGCTGGTGATTCTCGATGAGCCGTTCAGCGGGCTCGACGAGGCGACCGCGGCGCGGGTGCGCAACCACCTCGAGCCCTGGCTGCGTGGGCGAACGGTGCTGATGTTCGCCCACGCAGCCGAGGCATTGCCGCAGGCCGACCGGCTGGTCCGCTGGGAAGAGCTGACCGGCCGGTAATGTTGGCCCTACCAGGTATCGACGAACGGACGCAGGCCGCGCTGCAGTGACTCCGGCGGCGCCGAACTGAGTCCGCGCAGCAGCCAGTCACGGGTCTCGATCGGATCGATCACCGCGTCTATCTCCAGAAAGCTGGCCATGCTCAGCCCCTTGCCGCGCTGATACAACTCGGCAACCAGCTTCTCGAACAGCTGCTGGCGCTCACCCTCGTCTGCGATCGCTGCCAGCTCCTTGGAGTAACCCAGGCGCACCGCACCTTCCAGACCCATCGCACCGAATTCGCTGCTCGGCCAGCCGATGGTGAACATCGGCGCGTGGAAACTGCCGGCGGCCATCGCCTGCGCGCCGAGTCCATAGCCCTTGCGCAGCACCACCGTGAAGAACGGGATCTTCAGACTGGCAGCGGTCACGAACATGCGCGATACATGGCGGACCGTCGCCTGGCGCTCCGAATCCGGGCCGACCATGAAGCCGGGCGTATCGCACAGCGAGACCATCGGCAAGCCGTGCGCCTGGCACAGCTGCATGAAGCGCGCGGCCTTGTCACCGGCCACGGCATCGATGGCGCCGCCCAGGTGCATGGGGTTGTTGGCGATCAGGCCGAACGCCTTGCCATTGATGCGCACCAGCGCGGTGATCAGCCCCGGCGCGAACTGACGACGGAGTTCCAACACCGAGCCGGTGTCAGCCAGGGTCTCGATGACCTGCCGAATGTCGTAGACGCGCAGGCGGTTTTCCGGAATCAGATGGCGCAGGCGACGCTGGTCTGCGCACTCACCGCCGGGCAGGTCGCCCTGGAAATAGGAAAGATACTGCCTGGCTACCCGAGTGGCTTCGGCCTCGTCGGCGACCACCACATCGACCACGCCATTGGGCCCATGCATGCTGGTCGGGCCGACCTCTTCGGGCGTGAAGCGGCCCAACCCGCCGCCTTCGATCATCGCCGGTCCGGCCATGCCGATGGTGGCGTTTTCAGTGGCGATGATGACGTCACAGCACCCCAGCAGGGCGGCGTTGCCGGCAAAGCAGCGGCCCGAGGCCACGCCCACCAGCGGAACCTGGCCGCTGAGCCGGGCCATGCGCATGAAGGTGGTGCAGTCGAGTCCGGCTACGCCGACCTTGTCGATATCGCCCGGCCGCCCGCCGCCGCCTTCGGTGAAGAACACCAACGGCAGGCGCCACTGCTCGGCCAGCTCCAGCATGCGGTCGGTCTTCTTGTGGTTCATCACCCCCTGGGTGCCGGCAAATACCGTGTAGTCGTAACTCATGGCCATACAGCGCGCGGCTTCGGCGCCGAACTGCTCGGCATTGACCGTGCCGATGCCGGTGATGAGTCCGTCAGCCGGGCTCATCTTCAGCAGCTCCTCATGGCTGCGGCGCGTGCGCTGGGCGGCCAGAGCGAAGCCGCCGTACTCCATGAAGCTGCCGTCATCCAGCAGGTCGGCAAGGTTTTCCCGAGCGGTGCGCTGGCCGGTCTTGCGGCGCTTGGCGACCGCGTCGGGGCGGCGCTCGTCGGTCAGGTCGGCGCGGCGCTGAAGTAGTTCATCCAGGTCGGCGCGGATGTGGTCGAGATCAACGCTCTCTTCGCTCTGTACTTCTCCGGCGGCCACCTCGGCGGGCTCGACGAAGGCCAGCGGGCTTCCTTCAAACAGGCTCGCGCCCGGCTCGACCGGCAAAGCTCGGATGATCCCGCCCTGTTCGGCCTTGACCACGAACTCCATTTTCATCGATTCCAGCACGGCGATCGGCTGACCGGGCGCGACGGAATCGCCTTCGCTTACCGACAGACTAACCAGAACGCCCTGTACCGGCGCGGCAAGCGTTACGGTGCCGGGCGGCGCATCGATCTGGTGCCGAGTTGCCGCAGGGTCGGCTGATCCGCTGAAGAACAGATCCTGATGCGCTGCGTCAGCTACCAGGGACGAGGCATGCGTCTCGATAAAGCGTGTACTGACCTGGTTGGCCTGAACCGACGGGTGCTGCACCAGATTGCGCAGGAAGGCCAGGTTGCTCGCAACGCCTTCCAGACGGAATTCGCACAGTGCGCGGTAAGCCCGGCGCAACACGCCGGAAAAATCGGCATCGGCATGCACGATCAGCTTGGCCAGCAGAGAGTCGAAGCTGGGGCTGGTGGTGTAGCCGCTGTAGCCATACCCGTCGACCCGGATGCCCGGGCCGCTCGGTGGTTCGTACACCGCCAGCGTGCCACCGGAGGGCTTGGTACAGGCATCGGCGGCCATGGTTTCGAGGTTGACACGGAGCTGGATGGCGTAGCCACGCGGCGCAGGAATATGCTGCTGCTCCAGATTCAGGTCGGCCAGGGTTGCGCCCCCGGCCAGACGCAGCTGGATCTGCACCAGATCCAGTCCCGTCACCGCTTCGGTCACCGTGTGCTCGACCTGAATGCGCGGGTTGGCTTCCATGAACACGAATTGATGGGTGTCGTCGTCAACCAGAAACTCGAAGGTTCCCAGCCCGCGATACCCGGCGGAGCCGGCCAGTTGCAGCGCGGCGTCGAGCAGTCGCTGACGAAGCTCGGTACTCAACGTTGGGCTCGGCGCAATCTCCAGCACTTTCTGATTGCGGCGCTGTAGCGTGCATTCGCGCTCCCAGACGTGAGCGACAGAATCGCCATCGCCGATGATCTGAACTTCGATGTGCCGGGCATTCTCGATCAGCCGCTCGACATAGAGCTCACCGGAACCAAAGGCTGATCGCGCCTCCGAGCTGCAGCGTGCATAGGCCTCGTCCAGCTCGACTGGGTCGTGGACAGCGCGCATGCCGCGACCGCCGCCACCGGCCAGCGCCTTGAGCATGACGGGCCTGCCGCCGTGATCCTGCATGAAGCGACGCGCTTCTTCCAGGCTGGTAGCCTG
Above is a window of Halopseudomonas nanhaiensis DNA encoding:
- a CDS encoding carboxyl transferase domain-containing protein, giving the protein MPFERLLIANRGEIAIRIARAAAELDIPTLAVFAEDDAQSLHVRKADAAQALSGRGAAAYLDMDQLIAVAREHRCDALHPGYGFLSESSELARRCADAGITFVGPSPEVLDLFGDKSRARQLASETGVPLGLGTNQATSLEEARRFMQDHGGRPVMLKALAGGGGRGMRAVHDPVELDEAYARCSSEARSAFGSGELYVERLIENARHIEVQIIGDGDSVAHVWERECTLQRRNQKVLEIAPSPTLSTELRQRLLDAALQLAGSAGYRGLGTFEFLVDDDTHQFVFMEANPRIQVEHTVTEAVTGLDLVQIQLRLAGGATLADLNLEQQHIPAPRGYAIQLRVNLETMAADACTKPSGGTLAVYEPPSGPGIRVDGYGYSGYTTSPSFDSLLAKLIVHADADFSGVLRRAYRALCEFRLEGVASNLAFLRNLVQHPSVQANQVSTRFIETHASSLVADAAHQDLFFSGSADPAATRHQIDAPPGTVTLAAPVQGVLVSLSVSEGDSVAPGQPIAVLESMKMEFVVKAEQGGIIRALPVEPGASLFEGSPLAFVEPAEVAAGEVQSEESVDLDHIRADLDELLQRRADLTDERRPDAVAKRRKTGQRTARENLADLLDDGSFMEYGGFALAAQRTRRSHEELLKMSPADGLITGIGTVNAEQFGAEAARCMAMSYDYTVFAGTQGVMNHKKTDRMLELAEQWRLPLVFFTEGGGGRPGDIDKVGVAGLDCTTFMRMARLSGQVPLVGVASGRCFAGNAALLGCCDVIIATENATIGMAGPAMIEGGGLGRFTPEEVGPTSMHGPNGVVDVVVADEAEATRVARQYLSYFQGDLPGGECADQRRLRHLIPENRLRVYDIRQVIETLADTGSVLELRRQFAPGLITALVRINGKAFGLIANNPMHLGGAIDAVAGDKAARFMQLCQAHGLPMVSLCDTPGFMVGPDSERQATVRHVSRMFVTAASLKIPFFTVVLRKGYGLGAQAMAAGSFHAPMFTIGWPSSEFGAMGLEGAVRLGYSKELAAIADEGERQQLFEKLVAELYQRGKGLSMASFLEIDAVIDPIETRDWLLRGLSSAPPESLQRGLRPFVDTW